One window of the Streptococcus parasanguinis ATCC 15912 genome contains the following:
- a CDS encoding mucin-binding protein, with protein MKKGNVELSRDAVAGKSGEAIDYSTAAKISSYKRQGYELVSDGFTSASSKNFDFDASVDQEFTVVLRERIEPIDPDKPTPTPDKPVDPNDPDTPKWPDPVKDVVNKDDVTRTVKYVYEDGSKAKNDVTETLHFKRFSYVNLVTGHIDYRPWTTTDDTFDAVTSPVIKGYTADKLVVPAVSGVQAGATDTVEVVTYVKDAQKAIIKYVNEKGNVELSRDAVAGKSGEAIDYSTAAKISSYKRQGYELVNDGFTNSVNKNFDFDASVDQEFVVTLRERIEPIDPDKPTPTPDKPVDPNDPDTPKWPDPVKDIVNKETVTRTIHYVYEDGSKAKDDVTETLYFKRFAYVNLVTGHVEYRQWTSNDRTFDSVLTPTIKGYTADKNMIPAVTGVEPTAPDIEETVTYVKDAQKAIIKYVNEKGNVELSRDEVLGKSGDAINYSTATKISSYKRQGYELVSDGFTSASNKNFDFDTAFDQEFTVVLRERIEPIDPDKPTPTPDKPVDPNDPDTPKWPDPVKDVVNKDDVTRTVKYVYEDGSKAKEDVSETLRFKRFAYVNLVTGHIDYRPWTTTDDTFDAVTSPVIPGYTADKLVVPAVSGVQAGAADTVEVVTYVKDAQKAIIKYVNEKGNVELSRDAVAGKSGEAIDYSTATKISSYKRQGYELVSDGFTSASSKNFDFDASVDQEFTVVLRERIEPIDPDKPTPTPDKPVDPNDPDTPKWPDPVKDVVNKDDVTRTVKYVYEDGSKAKEDVSETLHFKRFAYVNLVTGHIDYRPWTTTDDTFDAVTSPVIKGYTADKLVVPAVSGVQAGAADTVEVVTYVKDAQKAIIKYVNEKGNVELSRDAVAGKSGEAIDYSTAAKISSYKRQGYELVSDGFTSASSKNFDFDASVDQEFTVVLRERIEPIDPDKPTPTPDKPVDPKDPDTPKWPDPVKDIVNKDDVTRTVKYVYEDGSKAKEDVSETLHFKRFAYVNLVTGHIDYRPWTTTDDTFDAVTSPVIKGYTADKLVVPAVSGVQAGAADTIEVVTYVKDAQKAIIKYINEKGNVEVARDTVNGKSGEVIAYTTTDKINELHRKGYELVSDGFTSASSKNFDFDASVDQEFTVVVRERVVPVGPEDPNPTPDTPYDPTDPNTPNWPKNVDKILNRRATATRTVSYFTKEEGIIVPKPVRERVVFERIVLVNLVTGEMTPQAWKFVSATPISDNEPNTPRTRSRRSLADAPVSHTEVASLESVAPRTRSRRALADAPEVPSSGSYTFIKVPTPVTPGAYTKVKEVDAILYIPEDGYGSVEVDKNFAKKIQLFKLGNIQLVDQNGNVLAETIYKNNETDATKAAPTALPAIPAGYKIKEGQTVYGYDATAGTVDPNNPTDPDAIGRNTTILLELQAVPRQEAKVVNETIHYKDAITGETLAPDHTDQVTFRRVVMVNPATNEVLSATSWVADNGDTTFDAVTSPVIEGYEASPLVVDAITGLTAESKDFVTIVLYRKKAVPTPQPDPVKPDPVKPDPVKPEPVKPDPVKPEPVKPEPVKPEPTKPATPDAPKAPALPETGVTDASTVTLLGAALGLVGLAGLAKRKRDENE; from the coding sequence ATGAAAAAAGGCAATGTTGAGTTGAGTCGTGATGCAGTTGCTGGTAAATCCGGTGAAGCAATTGACTACAGCACAGCAGCTAAGATTTCATCATACAAACGCCAAGGTTACGAATTGGTAAGCGATGGCTTCACAAGTGCTTCAAGCAAGAACTTCGACTTCGATGCATCAGTGGATCAAGAATTCACCGTTGTTCTTCGTGAACGTATCGAACCAATCGATCCAGACAAACCAACTCCAACCCCAGACAAACCAGTTGATCCAAACGATCCAGATACACCAAAATGGCCAGATCCAGTCAAAGACGTTGTTAACAAAGATGATGTCACTCGTACTGTGAAATATGTCTACGAAGATGGCTCAAAAGCGAAGAATGATGTTACTGAAACACTTCACTTCAAACGCTTCTCCTATGTCAACTTGGTAACAGGTCACATTGATTACCGTCCTTGGACAACAACAGATGACACCTTTGATGCCGTTACATCACCAGTGATTAAAGGTTACACAGCAGATAAATTGGTTGTGCCAGCTGTGTCAGGTGTACAAGCTGGAGCTACAGATACTGTAGAAGTTGTAACCTACGTTAAAGATGCACAAAAAGCAATCATCAAGTATGTTAATGAAAAAGGCAATGTTGAGTTGAGTCGTGATGCAGTTGCTGGTAAATCCGGTGAAGCAATTGACTACAGCACAGCAGCTAAGATTTCATCATACAAACGTCAAGGTTACGAATTGGTGAATGATGGTTTCACAAATTCTGTCAATAAGAACTTTGACTTTGATGCATCAGTGGATCAAGAATTTGTCGTAACGCTTCGTGAACGTATCGAACCAATCGATCCAGATAAACCAACCCCAACCCCAGACAAACCAGTTGATCCAAATGATCCAGATACACCAAAATGGCCAGATCCAGTCAAGGATATTGTCAATAAAGAAACTGTAACTCGGACAATCCATTATGTTTATGAAGATGGTTCAAAAGCGAAGGACGATGTTACTGAAACACTTTACTTTAAACGTTTCGCTTATGTTAACTTGGTAACAGGTCATGTAGAATATCGTCAATGGACTTCAAATGATCGAACATTTGACTCTGTACTTACACCAACTATCAAAGGATATACGGCTGATAAAAATATGATCCCTGCCGTAACAGGGGTTGAACCTACAGCGCCTGATATTGAAGAAACTGTGACCTACGTTAAAGATGCACAAAAAGCGATCATCAAGTATGTCAATGAAAAAGGCAATGTTGAGTTGAGTCGTGATGAAGTTCTTGGTAAATCAGGTGATGCTATCAACTACAGCACAGCAACTAAGATTTCATCATACAAACGTCAAGGTTACGAATTGGTAAGTGATGGCTTCACAAGTGCTTCAAACAAGAACTTTGACTTTGATACAGCATTTGACCAAGAATTCACCGTGGTTCTTCGTGAACGTATCGAACCAATCGATCCAGACAAACCAACTCCAACCCCAGACAAACCAGTTGATCCAAACGATCCAGATACACCAAAATGGCCAGATCCAGTCAAAGATGTTGTTAACAAAGATGATGTCACTCGTACTGTGAAATATGTCTACGAAGATGGCTCAAAAGCGAAAGAAGATGTGTCAGAAACACTTCGCTTCAAACGCTTCGCTTATGTCAACTTGGTAACAGGTCACATTGATTACCGTCCTTGGACAACAACAGATGACACCTTTGATGCCGTTACATCACCAGTGATCCCAGGTTACACCGCAGATAAATTGGTTGTGCCAGCTGTGTCAGGTGTACAAGCCGGAGCTGCAGATACTGTAGAAGTTGTCACCTACGTTAAAGATGCACAAAAAGCAATCATCAAGTATGTTAATGAAAAAGGCAATGTTGAGTTGAGTCGTGATGCAGTTGCTGGTAAATCAGGTGAAGCAATTGACTACAGCACAGCGACTAAGATTTCATCATACAAACGTCAAGGTTATGAATTGGTAAGCGATGGCTTCACAAGTGCTTCAAGCAAGAACTTCGACTTCGATGCATCAGTGGATCAAGAATTCACCGTTGTTCTTCGTGAACGTATCGAACCAATCGATCCAGACAAACCAACTCCAACTCCAGACAAACCAGTTGATCCAAACGATCCAGATACACCAAAATGGCCAGATCCAGTCAAAGACGTTGTTAACAAAGATGATGTCACTCGTACTGTGAAATATGTCTACGAAGATGGTTCAAAAGCGAAAGAAGATGTGTCAGAAACACTTCACTTCAAACGCTTCGCTTATGTCAATTTGGTAACAGGCCACATTGATTACCGTCCTTGGACAACAACAGATGACACCTTTGATGCCGTTACATCACCAGTGATTAAAGGTTACACAGCAGATAAATTGGTTGTGCCAGCTGTATCAGGTGTACAAGCCGGAGCTGCAGATACTGTAGAAGTTGTCACCTATGTCAAAGATGCACAAAAAGCGATCATCAAGTATGTCAATGAAAAAGGCAATGTAGAGTTGAGTCGTGATGCAGTTGCTGGTAAATCCGGTGAAGCAATTGACTACAGCACAGCAGCTAAGATTTCATCATACAAACGTCAAGGTTATGAATTGGTAAGCGATGGCTTCACAAGTGCTTCAAGCAAGAACTTCGACTTCGATGCATCAGTGGATCAAGAATTTACCGTGGTTCTTCGTGAACGTATCGAACCAATCGATCCAGACAAACCAACTCCAACCCCAGACAAACCAGTTGATCCAAAAGATCCAGATACACCAAAATGGCCAGATCCAGTTAAAGACATTGTTAACAAAGATGATGTCACTCGTACTGTGAAATATGTCTACGAAGATGGTTCAAAAGCGAAAGAAGATGTGTCAGAAACACTTCACTTCAAACGCTTCGCTTATGTCAATTTGGTAACAGGTCACATTGATTACCGTCCTTGGACAACAACAGATGACACCTTTGATGCTGTTACATCACCAGTGATTAAGGGTTATACAGCAGATAAATTGGTTGTGCCAGCTGTGTCAGGAGTACAAGCCGGAGCTGCAGATACTATAGAAGTTGTAACCTATGTCAAAGATGCACAAAAAGCGATCATCAAGTATATCAATGAAAAAGGTAATGTAGAGGTAGCTCGTGATACTGTTAATGGTAAATCGGGTGAAGTGATTGCCTACACCACTACTGATAAGATTAACGAACTCCATCGTAAAGGTTACGAGTTGGTAAGTGATGGCTTCACAAGTGCTTCAAGCAAGAACTTCGACTTTGATGCATCAGTAGATCAAGAATTCACGGTAGTTGTACGTGAACGTGTGGTACCAGTGGGGCCAGAGGATCCAAATCCAACTCCTGATACCCCATACGATCCAACAGATCCAAACACACCAAATTGGCCGAAGAACGTTGATAAGATCTTAAATCGTCGTGCCACTGCGACACGTACTGTAAGTTACTTTACTAAAGAAGAAGGCATTATCGTACCGAAACCGGTCCGTGAACGAGTGGTCTTCGAGCGGATTGTCCTTGTCAATTTGGTAACTGGAGAAATGACACCTCAGGCATGGAAGTTTGTTAGTGCGACTCCAATTTCAGATAATGAGCCAAATACTCCACGAACTCGCTCACGTCGTTCCTTGGCAGACGCTCCTGTATCTCATACAGAAGTAGCAAGTTTGGAAAGTGTAGCACCGCGGACACGTTCACGTCGTGCCTTAGCAGATGCCCCAGAGGTGCCTTCAAGTGGTAGCTATACATTTATTAAAGTTCCTACGCCTGTAACTCCAGGAGCCTACACAAAGGTGAAAGAGGTTGATGCGATTCTGTATATACCGGAGGATGGTTATGGTTCCGTAGAAGTTGATAAGAATTTTGCTAAAAAAATTCAATTATTCAAGCTTGGTAATATTCAGTTGGTAGACCAAAATGGAAATGTCTTGGCGGAAACAATCTATAAGAACAACGAAACAGATGCAACAAAGGCAGCTCCTACAGCACTTCCTGCAATTCCAGCTGGTTACAAGATCAAAGAAGGCCAAACAGTCTATGGGTACGATGCAACTGCAGGAACTGTAGATCCGAATAATCCAACAGATCCAGATGCGATTGGTCGCAACACCACCATTCTTTTGGAACTTCAAGCTGTCCCTCGTCAAGAGGCCAAAGTAGTTAACGAAACTATTCACTATAAAGATGCTATTACGGGAGAAACTCTGGCTCCAGATCATACAGACCAAGTAACTTTCCGTCGGGTGGTGATGGTAAATCCAGCAACCAATGAAGTCCTTAGTGCTACTTCTTGGGTTGCAGATAATGGAGACACAACTTTTGATGCAGTAACATCTCCTGTTATTGAAGGTTATGAAGCAAGTCCACTGGTGGTGGATGCCATCACTGGTTTAACAGCTGAAAGTAAAGATTTTGTGACAATTGTCTTGTATAGAAAGAAAGCTGTCCCAACTCCTCAACCAGATCCAGTGAAACCAGATCCAGTGAAACCAGATCCGGTTAAACCAGAACCAGTGAAGCCAGATCCAGTTAAACCAGAACCAGTGAAGCCAGAACCAGTGAAGCCAGAACCAACAAAACCAGCAACACCTGATGCTCCAAAAGCACCAGCTTTACCAGAAACAGGTGTGACTGATGCAAGCACAGTAACTCTGTTAGGTGCTGCACTTGGTTTAGTAGGTTTAGCAGGTCTTGCAAAACGCAAAAGAGATGAAAATGAATAA
- a CDS encoding mucin-binding protein: MNFDRKQRFSIRKYSIGVASVLIGSVLAGTTIASADTEVKIDDASKAPVTSTQEAPKVSAVSAQEASTQEAPTYSANAALVSTEKAEAPKVEAKTETPAKEQASQAEVKENAKDSKNEAKTEETVSEVKAPETEVKSEESEVKEAEKKADSTDKKSEDKPVDLKKEQLDVDKKVPGLDLKNATENPDGGFNIAFSKEAQEQYRSSLEAYIARRRNYNRRSSFREAGAGTSENPDYEFKKVMTPILPGFYADKASIEALVVDPDHLEDFNFAVWYKKLGSVVLVDEQGNYITPTGEIATNQADAAHKQYENDPSDPTRAWFTKVPTAPTGWEVKPGQNVYGYDAARQTVNPNQKDDLDAIGRDTKIVIVKQAQKAIIKYVNENGNVELSRDEVVGKSGEAIDYSTNEKVSSYRRRGFELVSDGFYDAANKNFDFDASVDQEFTVVLRERIEPIDPDKPTPTPDQPVDPKDPDTPKWPDPVKDVVNKDDVTRTVKYVYEDGSKAKEDVSETLHFKRFAYVNLVTGHIDYRPWTTTDDTFDAVTSPVVKGYTADKLVVPAVSGVQAGAADTVEVVTYVKDAQKAIIKYVNEKGNVELSRDAVAGKSGEAIDYSTAAKISSYKRQGYELVSDGFTSASSKNFDFDASVDQEFTVVLRERIEPIDPDKPTPTPDKPVDPNDPDTPKWPDPVKDVVNKDDVTRTVKYVYEDGSKAKEDVSETLHFKRFAYVNLVTGHIDYRPWTTTDDTFDAVTSPVIKGYTADKLVVPAVSGVQAGATDTVEVVTYVKDAQKAIIKYVNEKGNVELSRDAVAGKSGEAIDYSTAAKISSYKRQGYELVNDGFTNSVNKNFDFDASVDQEFVVTLRERIEPIDPDKPTPTPDKPVDPNDPDTPKWPDPVKDIVNKETVTRTIHYVYEDGSKAKDDVTETLYFKRFAYVNLVTGHVEYRQWTSNDRTFDSVLTPTIKGYTADKNMIPAVTGVEPTAPDIEETVTYVKDAQKAIIKYVNEKGNVELSRDEVLGKSGDAINYSTATKISSYKRQGYELVSDGFTSASNKNFDFDTAFDQEFTVVLRERIEPIDPDKPTPTPDKPVDPNDPDTPKWPDPVKDVVNKDDVTRTVKYVYEDGSKAKEDVSETLHFKRFAYVNLVTGHIDYRPWTTTDDTFDAVTSPVIKGYTADKLVVPAVSGVQAGAADTVEVVTYVKDAQKSNHQVC, translated from the coding sequence ATGAATTTTGATAGGAAACAACGATTTTCAATTCGGAAATACTCTATAGGTGTTGCTTCTGTTTTGATTGGATCAGTTTTAGCAGGGACAACTATTGCTTCAGCAGATACAGAAGTGAAAATTGATGATGCCTCAAAAGCACCTGTGACTTCGACTCAAGAAGCACCAAAGGTGTCGGCAGTTTCTGCTCAAGAAGCATCTACGCAAGAAGCACCTACTTATTCTGCTAATGCGGCTTTGGTATCTACTGAAAAAGCGGAAGCACCAAAGGTAGAAGCAAAAACAGAAACACCTGCTAAAGAACAAGCTTCTCAGGCAGAAGTGAAAGAAAATGCCAAGGATAGCAAGAACGAAGCGAAAACGGAAGAAACAGTATCAGAAGTAAAAGCACCTGAAACTGAAGTGAAATCTGAAGAATCAGAAGTGAAGGAAGCTGAGAAAAAAGCAGATTCTACCGATAAAAAATCAGAAGATAAACCAGTTGATCTTAAGAAAGAGCAATTGGATGTAGATAAAAAAGTTCCTGGTCTTGATCTTAAGAATGCTACAGAAAATCCTGACGGCGGTTTTAATATTGCATTTTCAAAAGAAGCTCAAGAACAATATCGTTCTTCATTGGAAGCGTACATTGCAAGACGTCGTAACTACAATAGACGTAGTAGCTTCCGTGAAGCGGGGGCTGGAACGTCAGAAAATCCAGATTATGAGTTTAAGAAGGTCATGACACCAATCCTTCCTGGATTTTATGCAGATAAAGCCAGTATTGAGGCCCTAGTAGTCGATCCAGATCATTTGGAAGATTTCAACTTCGCAGTATGGTACAAGAAACTCGGATCAGTTGTATTGGTTGATGAGCAAGGAAACTATATCACCCCGACGGGAGAAATTGCTACAAACCAGGCTGATGCAGCACACAAACAATATGAGAATGATCCATCAGATCCAACTCGTGCCTGGTTTACAAAAGTTCCTACTGCCCCAACTGGCTGGGAAGTGAAACCGGGTCAAAATGTGTATGGTTATGATGCGGCGCGCCAAACGGTGAATCCAAACCAAAAAGATGACTTAGATGCGATCGGTAGAGATACAAAAATTGTCATTGTAAAACAAGCTCAAAAAGCGATCATCAAATATGTGAACGAAAATGGCAATGTAGAATTGAGCCGTGATGAAGTAGTCGGTAAATCCGGTGAAGCGATTGATTATAGCACAAATGAAAAAGTGAGCTCCTATCGTCGTCGTGGTTTTGAATTAGTAAGCGATGGTTTCTATGATGCAGCTAATAAGAACTTCGACTTCGATGCATCAGTGGATCAAGAATTTACTGTCGTTCTTCGTGAACGTATCGAACCAATCGATCCAGACAAACCAACTCCAACTCCAGATCAGCCGGTCGATCCAAAAGATCCAGATACACCAAAATGGCCAGATCCAGTCAAAGACGTTGTTAACAAAGATGATGTCACTCGTACTGTGAAATATGTCTACGAAGATGGCTCAAAAGCGAAAGAAGATGTGTCAGAAACACTTCACTTCAAACGCTTCGCTTATGTCAACTTGGTAACAGGCCACATTGATTACCGTCCTTGGACAACAACAGATGACACCTTCGATGCTGTTACATCACCAGTGGTTAAAGGTTACACAGCAGATAAATTGGTTGTGCCAGCTGTGTCAGGTGTACAAGCTGGAGCTGCAGATACTGTAGAAGTTGTCACCTACGTTAAAGATGCACAAAAAGCAATCATCAAGTATGTTAATGAAAAAGGCAATGTTGAGTTGAGTCGTGATGCAGTTGCTGGTAAATCCGGTGAAGCAATTGACTACAGCACAGCAGCTAAGATTTCATCATACAAACGCCAAGGTTACGAATTGGTAAGCGATGGCTTCACAAGTGCTTCAAGCAAGAACTTCGACTTCGATGCATCAGTGGATCAAGAATTCACCGTTGTTCTTCGTGAACGTATCGAACCAATCGATCCAGACAAACCAACTCCAACTCCAGACAAACCAGTTGATCCAAACGATCCAGATACACCAAAATGGCCAGATCCAGTCAAAGACGTTGTTAACAAAGATGATGTCACTCGTACTGTGAAATATGTCTACGAAGATGGTTCAAAAGCGAAAGAAGATGTGTCAGAAACACTTCACTTCAAACGCTTCGCTTATGTCAATTTGGTAACAGGCCACATTGATTACCGTCCTTGGACAACAACAGATGACACCTTTGATGCCGTTACATCACCAGTGATTAAAGGTTACACAGCAGATAAATTGGTTGTGCCAGCTGTGTCAGGTGTACAAGCTGGAGCTACAGATACTGTAGAAGTTGTAACCTACGTTAAAGATGCACAAAAAGCAATCATCAAGTATGTTAATGAAAAAGGCAATGTTGAGTTGAGTCGTGATGCAGTTGCTGGTAAATCCGGTGAAGCAATTGACTACAGCACAGCAGCTAAGATTTCATCATACAAACGTCAAGGTTACGAATTGGTGAATGATGGTTTCACAAATTCTGTCAATAAGAACTTTGACTTTGATGCATCAGTGGATCAAGAATTTGTCGTAACGCTTCGTGAACGTATCGAACCAATCGATCCAGATAAACCAACCCCAACCCCAGACAAACCAGTTGATCCAAATGATCCAGATACACCAAAATGGCCAGATCCAGTCAAGGATATTGTCAATAAAGAAACTGTAACTCGGACAATCCATTATGTTTATGAAGATGGTTCAAAAGCGAAGGACGATGTTACTGAAACACTTTACTTTAAACGTTTCGCTTATGTTAACTTGGTAACAGGTCATGTAGAATATCGTCAATGGACTTCAAATGATCGAACATTTGACTCTGTACTTACACCAACTATCAAAGGATATACGGCTGATAAAAATATGATCCCTGCCGTAACAGGGGTTGAACCTACAGCGCCTGATATTGAAGAAACTGTGACCTACGTTAAAGATGCACAAAAAGCGATCATCAAGTATGTCAATGAAAAAGGCAATGTTGAGTTGAGTCGTGATGAAGTTCTTGGTAAATCAGGTGATGCTATCAACTACAGCACAGCAACTAAGATTTCATCATACAAACGTCAAGGTTACGAATTGGTAAGTGATGGCTTCACAAGTGCTTCAAACAAGAACTTTGACTTTGATACAGCATTTGACCAAGAATTCACCGTGGTTCTTCGTGAACGTATCGAACCAATCGATCCAGACAAACCAACTCCAACCCCAGACAAACCAGTTGATCCAAACGATCCAGATACACCAAAATGGCCAGATCCAGTCAAAGATGTTGTTAACAAAGATGATGTCACTCGTACTGTGAAATATGTCTACGAAGATGGCTCAAAAGCGAAAGAAGATGTGTCAGAAACACTTCACTTCAAACGCTTCGCTTATGTCAACTTGGTAACAGGCCACATTGATTACCGTCCTTGGACAACAACAGATGACACCTTCGATGCTGTTACATCACCAGTGATTAAAGGTTACACAGCAGATAAATTGGTTGTGCCAGCTGTGTCAGGTGTACAAGCTGGAGCTGCAGATACTGTAGAAGTTGTCACCTACGTTAAAGATGCACAAAAAAGCAATCATCAAGTATGTTAA